In Marasmius oreades isolate 03SP1 chromosome 3, whole genome shotgun sequence, a single window of DNA contains:
- a CDS encoding uncharacterized protein (MEROPS:MER0001284): protein MLNIPSLLLTFLFGGALRAPVQQPGFDELSIRTIQFPSYHIENLPFAVIEGLQISPALPRPLSSDSLNAARAAFANITSLTGTSISDEAIEELQGRYERRLWGAGYKDITGFDAHARPLGKLSAAPDYPTPDASKHPELKPMLAKVNASEMKEYVSHLSTAYATRYYLNANASAPAFWIQSQFVSWLGIEQVKLANNSDFDQPNVIGRIEAKSGDVNAPIIIFGGHLDSTSQTPYVKAPGADDDASGVAVMMTIMRILKDSNFQAETYAIEGHAYAGEEGGLLGSQTLARSYKDAGKEIRGMLQFEMVGWQPDTPTNLGKSSTISVLSDPDITMSTHMRKVVAAYVPTAENRNPECGRSCSDHYSFHDEGYPVVCIASYGPNDSNLNPGYHTTNDTVDKLNFERSADFVKAGLAWVVEVAA, encoded by the exons ATGCTTAATATTCCCTCCCTACTTTTAACCTTCCTCTTCGGAGGAGCTCTCAGAGCTCCAGTCCAACAACCTGGGTTTGACGAATTATCCATTCGAACAATCCAGTTCCCTTCGTACCACATCGAAAACCTTCCTTTCGCCGTTATCGAAGGGCTCCAAATCTCACCCGCACTCCCTCGACCACTCTCCTCCGACTCCCTCAACGCCGCACGGGCCGCCTTTGCCAATATCACTTCCCTAACCGGAACGAGTATCTCTGATGAAGCTATCGAAGAACTCCAAGGGCGGTACGAGAGGCGACTTTGGGGGGCTGGATATAAGGATATCACAGGCTTCGATGCCCACGCGAGGCCCTTGGGCAAGCTTTCTGCTGCCCCGGACTACCCTACCCCGGATGCTTCAAAACATCCCGAGTTAAAACCGATGTTGGCCAAAGTCAATGCCTCCGAGATGAAGGAATATGTATCGCACTTGTCGACGGCGTATGCTACGCGGTACTACCTCAATGCGAATGCTAGTG CCCCGGCGTTTTGGATTCAATCCCAATTTGTTTCTTGGCTTGGAATTGAGCAGGTCAAGTTGGCAAACAACTCGGATTTTGATCAGCCGAATGTGATTGGGAGGATTGAGGCCAAGTCTGGGGATGTGAACGCTCCTATTATTATCTTTGGTGGTCATTTGGATTCGACGAGTCAAACACCGTACGTGAAAGCTCCTGGTGCTGATGACG ATGCCTCGGGTGTCGCAGTCATGATGACTATCATGCGGATTCTGAAGGATAGCAACTTCCAGGCCGAGACTTACGCCATTGAAGGCCACGCCTATGCTGGTGAAGAAGGGGGTTTACTTGGCTCTCAAACGCTTGCAAGGTCGTACAAGGACGCTGGGAAAGAGATTCGTGGAATGCTTCAATTTGAAATGGTTG GTTGGCAACCCGACACCCCCACCAACTTGGGCAAGTCCAGTACTATTTCCGTTCTTTCTGATCCCGATATTACGATGAGCACCCACATGAGAAAAGTTGTCGCTGCTTATGTTCCTACTGCTGAGAACAGGAACCCCGAGTGCGGT CGCAGCTGTAGTGATCATTACTCGTTCCACGACGAAGGATACCCTGTCGTCTGTATCGCCTCTTATGGTCCCAATGACAGCAATTTGAACCCTGGCTA TCATACGACGAATGACACTGTCGACAAGCTCAACTTTGAAAGATCTGCCGACTTCGTTAAGGCGGGACTGGCATGGGTCGTTGAAGTCGCGGCTTGA
- a CDS encoding uncharacterized protein (CAZy:CE5), whose product MLTMFHAATSLLFASTFLFSPTSSAPTSMVISRQTGGAQCADVMVFFARGTTEPAPIGTVVGPPLKAALKSALGQKSMSFMGVDYPADIPGFLQGGSPEGSRTMAKDLTNAANACPKAALVTVGYSQGAQLVHNSAQQLSPDVQSRVAAALAFGDPLNGQPVTGVSADQTKVICHFGDNICAGGNLVLAPHLTYGRDTRDAAKFVASKV is encoded by the exons ATGTTGACCATGTTCCATGCTGCCACATCCCTCCTTTTCGCCTCCACATTCCTCTTCTCTCCTACATCCTCGGCTCCTACAAGCATGGTAATATCTCGACAAACCGGCGGAGCTCAATGTGCTGATGTGATG GTTTTCTTCGCGCGAGGAACCACCGAACCCGCACCAATCGGTACCGTCGTCGGTCCACCCTTGAAAGCGGCTCTCAAGTCCGCCTTGGGTCAAAAATCTATGTCCTTCATGGGAGTCGACTACCCTGCTGATATTCCTGGATTCTTACAAGGTGGTTCACCTGAAGGATCTAGAACTATGGCAAAAGAT TTAACCAACGCTGCCAATGCGTGTCCAA AGGCCGCTCTCGTCACTGTCGGATACAGCCAAGGCGCTCAACTCGTCCACAACTCTGCGCAACAACTTTCACCTGATGTTCAATCCCGCGTCGCTGCTGCCCTCGCTTTC GGCGACCCACTGAACGGACAACCAGTCACAGGAGTCTCAGCAGATCAAACTAAAGTCATCTGTCATTTCGGGGATAACATATGTGCTGGTGGGAATCTGGTTCTAGCTCCTCATCT GACGTACGGAAGAGACACGCGTGACGCCGCCAAGTTCGTCGCTTCAAAGGTCTAA